From one Stieleria sp. JC731 genomic stretch:
- a CDS encoding DUF1569 domain-containing protein — MSDLRQLQFNNLEAAVDDARQLLASGYVRHGNWSLGQICRHLVLVQDPSVDGYPNWMSLFAPLRPLVRRLLLPKVLSGDSPRGIRTAPLFVPPDDLEDTTEVDAFATSVTRLLNHSGNFAPHPGFGRLPREKILEIHTAHAAHHLRHLRAHDQSA; from the coding sequence ATGAGTGACCTCCGTCAATTGCAGTTCAACAATCTCGAAGCCGCCGTTGATGACGCTCGGCAATTGTTGGCTAGCGGCTATGTCCGGCATGGAAACTGGTCACTCGGGCAGATCTGTCGGCACCTGGTTTTGGTTCAAGATCCCAGCGTCGATGGCTATCCGAATTGGATGTCACTGTTTGCGCCATTGCGACCTTTGGTGCGACGACTGCTGTTGCCCAAGGTGCTGAGCGGTGATTCTCCTCGTGGGATACGAACGGCTCCGTTGTTCGTTCCGCCGGATGATTTGGAAGATACAACCGAGGTGGACGCATTCGCCACCAGTGTTACACGACTGCTGAATCACTCCGGCAACTTCGCGCCGCATCCAGGATTCGGCCGATTGCCACGCGAGAAGATTCTCGAAATCCACACAGCTCATGCTGCTCACCATCTCCGACATCTTCGAGCACACGATCAGTCTGCTTAA
- a CDS encoding GNAT family N-acetyltransferase: MKTDATQVRPARSDDRDRILAVHLDAFGGDEGPVIVSLLQEMLDDPTAEPMHSFVAESNDKIVGHVLFTSVTIESASGSADGVTAQILAPLAVPSELHGKGIGTHLVKEALQQLAAVGVQLVFVLGYPGYYSRFGFVPAGARGLQAPYPIPEKNADAWMVLELETDAAKSFDGTVKCCEALSHQKYWVE; encoded by the coding sequence ATGAAAACCGACGCCACTCAAGTCCGACCGGCCCGCAGCGATGATCGTGATCGCATCCTTGCGGTGCACCTTGATGCATTCGGCGGGGACGAAGGTCCTGTGATAGTGAGCTTGCTACAAGAGATGCTCGACGATCCGACGGCAGAGCCGATGCATTCATTCGTTGCCGAGTCAAATGACAAGATTGTCGGTCACGTGCTTTTTACGTCTGTCACGATCGAGTCGGCCAGCGGCTCTGCCGATGGTGTGACAGCCCAAATTCTGGCGCCTTTGGCTGTGCCCAGCGAGCTGCATGGCAAAGGTATCGGCACGCATCTCGTCAAAGAGGCGTTGCAACAACTTGCCGCAGTCGGCGTGCAACTCGTTTTTGTGCTCGGTTATCCAGGCTACTATTCTCGATTTGGTTTTGTGCCCGCCGGTGCTCGCGGTTTGCAAGCTCCTTACCCAATACCTGAGAAGAACGCAGACGCTTGGATGGTTCTTGAGCTGGAAACTGATGCGGCCAAGTCGTTCGACGGCACGGTCAAGTGCTGCGAAGCATTGAGCCACCAAAAATACTGGGTCGAGTGA
- a CDS encoding GNAT family N-acetyltransferase yields MGGAASLQLRPFRPQDAETCLALFRDCVHRVNSRDYTPDQIVAWASRTVDLETWRARFHDRFAYVAIEDGCIVGFTDMTREGHLDRLFVSADHQGRGIAGGLVRRLLKDAIDHSIEKITTDASITAKPFFERMGFGVVREQSVECRGVWMTNYRMQRKLEG; encoded by the coding sequence ATGGGCGGTGCTGCATCACTACAGCTTAGACCGTTCAGACCACAGGACGCAGAAACGTGCTTGGCATTGTTTAGGGATTGCGTCCATCGTGTTAACTCACGTGACTACACGCCCGACCAGATTGTGGCGTGGGCTTCACGAACGGTTGATCTTGAAACATGGCGTGCACGGTTCCATGATCGTTTCGCTTACGTTGCAATCGAAGATGGTTGTATCGTTGGCTTCACCGATATGACACGAGAAGGACATCTCGATCGCTTGTTTGTATCCGCCGACCATCAGGGCCGCGGTATCGCTGGTGGACTTGTTAGAAGACTTCTGAAAGACGCGATCGATCATTCAATCGAAAAGATCACGACGGATGCCAGTATCACCGCAAAACCATTCTTCGAGCGAATGGGCTTTGGCGTCGTTCGCGAGCAGTCCGTCGAGTGCCGCGGAGTGTGGATGACCAACTATCGAATGCAGCGGAAGTTGGAAGGATGA